A window of the Hordeum vulgare subsp. vulgare chromosome 5H, MorexV3_pseudomolecules_assembly, whole genome shotgun sequence genome harbors these coding sequences:
- the LOC123395998 gene encoding protein LURP-one-related 8-like codes for MSRIHPNAEASRRLLRDGAPAAGAATAACYTVWMRSSMGFQGTDGFSVYGAGGELAFRVDNYSRRRKIFAGELTLMDGHGAPLLSLRPQIISMHDQWNCYKAPEEGQAKRARSPQLFSVRKCSVLQNNREAEVYMSSACTTTNDASASDHGTTGHQAPGFWIEGCFRRRNCKIRRAHDGKEVARIARKKARTAATPDTAPLTLGEDVFSLLVQPDADCTMIMALVVVLDRICWRPYTPLICSS; via the exons ATGAGCCGCATACACCCCAACGCGGAGGCCTCCAGGCGGCTCCTGCGAGACGGCGCCCCCGCCGCAGGCGCCGCCACGGCGGCGTGCTACACGGTCTGGATGAGGTCCAGCATGGGCTTCCAGGGCACCGACGGCTTCTCCGTCTACGGCGCCGGGGGCGAGCTAGCCTTCCGCGTCGACAACTACTCCCGCCGCCGGAAGATCTTCGCCGGCGAGCTCACGCTCATGGACGGCCACGGCGCGCCGCTCCTCTCCCTCAGGCCGCAG ATAATCAGCATGCACGACCAGTGGAACTGCTACAAAGCACCAGAAGAAGGCCAAGCAAAGAGGGCAAGATCACCGCAACTCTTCTCGGTGAGGAAATGCTCGGTCCTGCAGAACAACCGGGAAGCAGAAGTTTACATGTCTTCAGCCTGCACCACCACCAACGACGCATCGGCATCAGACCATGGCACCACTGGCCACCAGGCCCCCGGCTTCTGGATCGAGGGCTGCTTCCGGAGGAGAAACTGCAAGATCCGCAGGGCCCatgatggcaaagaggtggcgAGGATCGCCAGGAAGAAGGCGAGGACAGCTGCGACGCCTGACACGGCGCCTCTGACGCTCGGCGAGGACGTCTTCAGCCTCCTAGTGCAACCGGACGCCGATTGCACGATGATCATGGCCCTTGTCGTCGTTCTGGACCGGATCTGCTGGAGGCCGTACACGCCCTTGATATGTTCTTCGTAG